CCGTCCTCACGGCGGCGAGGAAAGCACGGCCTCGACCCGCCTGTTTCTTTCGCGCCCCTCCTCCGTCGCGTTGGAGGCGCGGGGGGCAAGGAAACCGACGCCCTGCGCTTCGATCTGCGCGGGATCGACACCATGGACCGTCACGAGACGCGCCCGCACTGCCTCCGCCCGTTGCCGCGAGAGCGCGGTATTTCCCGACAGGCTGCCGACCGTGTCGGTGTGCCCGACGAGCACCACATGCGCGGTCGGATGGTCCGCCAGCCATCCGGCGAGCCGCACGAGCGAGGAAAACGGTCCCGGCCCGAGCGCCGCCGCCCCGGTTTCGAAGGACAGATCGTCGAGCGCGACACGCCCGCGCGCCGCGAGCGCGGCGGCGATGTCGGTGGGTGCGGACGCCCCCGCGCCGGTGCCTTGTCCCCCGTCGACCGGCCTCAGCGCGATCTCCGGCGTCTCCGCCGGGGTCACCGTCGTGATCTGGATATAGCCCG
The nucleotide sequence above comes from Celeribacter indicus. Encoded proteins:
- a CDS encoding OmpA family protein, whose translation is MFRAACLFLCLSAAGAHALDLPGTASETARRRVPFTAQSFPTGPFEGDETARLTLEGDVLHVAYRLPATALTSLQMLSLLRAQLAEEGFDIRFTCADRDCGGFDFRYLLDLLPEPGMHVDLGDFRYLLAVHDEGRAVAVLTSRAPQTGYIQITTVTPAETPEIALRPVDGGQGTGAGASAPTDIAAALAARGRVALDDLSFETGAAALGPGPFSSLVRLAGWLADHPTAHVVLVGHTDTVGSLSGNTALSRQRAEAVRARLVTVHGVDPAQIEAQGVGFLAPRASNATEEGRERNRRVEAVLSSPP